The Triticum aestivum cultivar Chinese Spring chromosome 3A, IWGSC CS RefSeq v2.1, whole genome shotgun sequence genome includes a region encoding these proteins:
- the LOC123059660 gene encoding probable WRKY transcription factor 49 encodes MEEMGEESSRYPWQDYDIGFGEELMRELLDETTTAPSLAATPTAPGAVSADNSSSSDKGIGDEEEGAAGRRESMVNRLMSTVYSGPTLSDIESALSFTGAGAGDPLDGRSKYHYSPSSPVVFSPEKVLGKMENKYTMKIKSCGNGLADDGYKWRKYGQKAIKNSPNPRSYYRCTNPRCNAKKQVERAVDEPDTLVVTYEGLHLHYTYSHFLQQQTSPPPAAATIASSSKKPKLHPAAGAITVTDSHHESTPVTTTSPLSAAVVPAGAGDSSGDSGGNVTADAGFLLEHAVPNCSAYLFDGGLFSDAGVERRMPSDAGGLLEDMVPLMVRRPSCNSAATTASSSTTVGSPAAIVSSPSPSTSSVSWTPASPYIDMAILSNIF; translated from the exons atggaggagatgggggaggagaGCAGCAGGTATCCATGGCAGGACTACGACATCGGCTTCGGGGAGGAGCTCATGAGGGAGCTCCTTGACGAGACGACGACGGCGCCATCTCTAGCAGCAACACCAACGGCGCCCGGCGCCGTGAGCGCTGACAATTCTTCTTCTTCCGATAAGGGAATTGGTGACGAGGAGGaaggggcggcggggcgccgggaGTCCATGGTGAACAGGCTCATGTCGACGGTCTACTCCGGGCCCACCCTCAGCGACATAGAGAGCGCCCTCTCCTTCACCGGCGCTGGCGCCGGCGACCCGCTGGACGGCCGCAGCAAGTACCACTACAGCCCCTCCAGCCCAGT GGTTTTCTCGCCGGAGAAGGTGCTGGGCAAGATGGAGAACAAATACACGATGAAGATCAAGAGCTGCGGCAACGGGCTCGCCGACGATGGATACAAGTGGAGGAAATACGGCCAGAAAGCCATCAAGAACAGCCCCAACCCAAG GAGTTACTACCGGTGCACGAACCCGCGGTGCAACGCGAAGAAGCAGGTGGAGCGCGCCGTCGACGAGCCGGACACGCTCGTCGTCACCTACGAAGGCCTCCACCTCCACTACACCTACTCCCACTTCCTCCAGCAGCAGACCAGCCCTCCACCCGCTGCCGCCACCATTGCCTCAAGCTCCAAGAAGCCCAAGCTGCACCCCGCCGCCGGCGCCATTACAGTCACAGACTCCCACCACGAGAGCACCCCTGTGACAACAACCTCgccgctctctgccgccgtcgtccctgccggcgccggagacagcAGCGGCGACAGCGGCGGTAACGTGACAGCCGACGCGGGCTTCCTGCTGGAGCACGCGGTGCCCAACTGCTCGGCGTATCTGTTCGACGGCGGCTTGTTCAGTGATGCAGGCGTGGAGCGGCGGATGCCCAGCGACGCCGGAGGGCTCCTGGAGGACATGGTGCCGCTGATGGTCCGTAGGCCGTCTTGCAACTCGGCGGCCACCACCGCCAGCTCGTCGACAACGGTCGGCTCGCCCGCCGCGATtgtgtcgtcgccgtcgccctccacATCGTCCGTGTCCTGGACCCCCGCGTCGCCGTACATCGACATGGCCATCCTCTCCAACATCTTCTAG